Within the Clostridium scatologenes genome, the region AAATCAGCATCCTTATTTATTCTAACTATTCTACCTTTAAATTGTTGATTAGGGTAACTAGAAAGTTTTACAGACACTTCTCCATTTAACTTAACTTTTGAAAGATCTGTTTCTTTTACATTACATTCAATCCAAGGTGCAGTTGTATTTGTCATTACTAAAAGAGGCATTCCTGTAGATACTAATTCACCAACCTCTACATTTAACTGATTTACAATTCCATCTGCTGGTGCTGTGATCGTTGTATCAGCTATATAACTTTGTACTTCATTTTGTCCACCTTCAGCTTGTTTAATTTGGGCTTGATATCCTTGTATTGTTGCATCTGCTTGACTTACTTGTGCTTGGAGTGCTGCTATATCTTCAGTTCTTGCCCCATCTTTAGCAACATCATATTGCTTTTCATACACATCCATAGCTGTTTTAGCTTTATCTAAATCTTCTTTAGCTGCATAACCTTTACTAAACAATCCATTTACTCTATCATAGGTAGATTTAGCTAAATCATATTGAGACTTAGCTTGGGCAATTTCTTCTGGTCTTGCTCCATTTTGAGCCTTCTGAAGCTGTGCTTGTGCTGCTGATTTTGCTGCTTCTGCTGCTTTCACTTGTCCAGTAGCTGCATCTATTTGAGCTTTTGATTGAGCTTCCTTTGCAACTAGCGTACTATTATCTATAGTTATTAAAACCTGTCCATTTTTTATATTGTCACCTTCAGCTATCTTTATATCCGTTATTTTTCCTGCAATTTTTGAATTTATATTTACTTCTTTAGTTTCTATGTTTCCTTGAACAATTAAGTGGTCGCTTTGCTGTTTTACTATTTTATCTCCTGTTAAAACAACATTCTTACTACATCCTGAAAACAAACCTGTTGTAATTGTTAGAGCTAATACTAATGCAATTTTCTTTCTTTTCATATAAATCCTCCTAAACCAACTAATGTGTTTACTTATAAGACGTTAAACGTTGTCTAATTTTTACAAGTGAATCGTGTAGACTCTGCATCTGTTCTTCTGGAAAAACATCTAGTAAAGACGCTATAAGATTTTCTTTATCTGGTATTATCTCAGCTAAAATTTTCTTTCCCTCTTCTGTTATAATAACTTTTGTATACCTCCTATCTTTTTCATTTTCCTTTCGTATAACAATTCCTTTTGATGTCATTCTATCGATTAAAGTTGTCACACTAGGTTTCTTTACTCCTAATTTCTTACTAAGATTAGATGAAGTACTTCCCTCATCACTACATAAATATAAGTAATACAAAGCTTTGAATTGTACCTGTGTTAATTCAAACTTTTTATAGCCTTCTTCAGCAATTTTATTTATTAATTCTGACACTTTAATAATCTCGTCAGTTACCTCAAAAGTTAACTCCATTGGATCAATTTTAATTAAACCGGTATCTTTTTTATTCATAAACAACACTCCTAAAATGTTTTTTTATATTATTTTTATAATATTATTAATCTAATATACTGATAGTCATATAAATAATAGTTAGTATAACTAATAGTTAGTTTCACTAACTATTAGTTATACTAACTATTATACACATTATTATATTAGTTGCAATACTAATAATTGGAAATTAATATTAATAATTTGTAACTTTCAATTTTAATTTTGTAAAATAAAAAATATATAGTTCAAAGATATAATTCAGTATTTGTGCTGAAAGTAGTTAAACTAAGAAGGTTGGCATACTGCTATAACTTAAGTGTAGAAGGTAAGATAAGTATTTCAAGACAACAAAAAGTCTTCTAACCACTATGATTACAAGACTTTATATTTGGTGCGCCCGAGAGGAATCGAACCCCCGGCACGCGGTTTAGGAAACCAATCCCAAAAATTATTCCGTACAACATTCCTAATACTAGGACATTTTTTATTTTTACATTTCTTAATAGAAACGGTTTAACTCATTTTTCTTATTACTTCAATAATAACACTGGAATATTATCAAATCAAGCCTATTTTTCTACTTTTTAAAATATACCTTTTAACAAAATATTATTAGTTTTATAGTATACTGTATGGTCACTTCTCCAATAAACAGTAATATTAATATAATATGGCGTAATTCCACCATCTTTTATACATTTAATACTTATATTTGTATCTGTAGTTCCTGTAATTGTATAAGAAGTTCCAGGCGTTGATTTTGTTCTATTTACTACAAAATCAAACAAAGCTCCTTGAACTTCTGTTCCATTATCAAGTAGTTGGGCTGTGTATGTAATTGTTGTTCCACTTACTATTTTACTTAATCCGTTACTTGTAGATGCTGCTAAATTAATAGTATAATTGTGTGTAACTGTAGCTATTACTTCTATATTAATGATAGTATTAATACTAGGATTATTCTTTACTGTGGCAGTAATTGTTGCAGTGCCTGTAGCAACAAAATTAATTAATCCATCAGAATTAATTTGTGCAACACTCATATCACTAGATTTATATGTTATTTCTGGTAATTCTGTAATTATAGTTGTTTGTTTATTTATTGTTTTAGAGTATTGTAAATTTAATTGAATTGATTGATTAATATAAGCTTGAATATTATCACCGTTTAATATTTCCAATTTATATGTAGCTATTTTTGTGTTATAATTTGCAATTAAATTTACCTTATCGTCATCGTCTCCCATTAGTGACCGCTTTGCATAACCAATTATTAAGCCATCCTTTGAAAAATAATCCAAGCCTATAAATTCCCAAACTGTTCTTGAATCAGTTAAAAATCTTTTATCCAAATCTAACATTAAACTATTCTTATTTTTCGGAAATGTTACTAACACTTGACCATCAACAAGTGTCGTAAATTTATTACTTTGGGTATCTAAAATTTTTGTATCTATAATAGAAGGTATTTCCACTACTTCACCATCAAGAACAAATTTCAAATTCATCGTAATTTTTCTAATTACGGACTTATCATAATTCTTATAATATAATGTAGGTTTTTCTGTTGTCAGCCACTGACAACCTAATCCACTTATTACACTACCCTGCTGTATAATATCTTTAGGTGTAATTATATATTTATTATCAATCGAATTAGTTTTATCATCATATTCTTTAAATAAAGCCTTAATTCCAACATTACTATCTATATTAGTAAGTTGTCCGTAACGGGTAAAATAATCATCAAACATTCTCTGCATACTTTCTAACATATCCAATAATATCACCCCTTTCATAATCGCCACATATGGCGAAACTATCTTCTATTTTTAGTAAATAATAAACTTACATTACTATATTGATCCTCTGGAATTGGAATTGCTGCAATTCTTTGTTTTATATTTTGTTTCTGCAAATCTAGGTATTTATAAGCTTCAGAAGCACTCATAATATCATCATTATTCAGTTTTCTCATCATATCTACATCATTGCTAAGAGCTTCCAACACATCTAATACAGTTAATAGTAAATTTCTCTGCATTATGGCCTTATCATAATCGTTGGTAGCATTTAAATTATTTTCTGATAAAAAAGTTGTATACTCTGTATCTGAAAAATATTGTCTATTGCTTAATTCTAGCTTTAATCGTTCTAATACTTTCATGTTTTTAACACATCCTTTCTATTTTAGGAAATAAAAAAGAAGTCGATTTAACCGACCTCTTTTACTTATATATTTAAATATCATTTCAACTTATTTTTGTAATAATCTAACCATTGCTTAAAATCTGAAGAATTTTCTATTTTACCAAATTTCAAATCACTATTTTTAGCATTTTCAAAGGTGCTAACATATGGTAAATTTTCTTGTAGGCAATTGTTATAGCACTCTATATCTTCACTATCTAATTCTATCCAAGAAATATCTACTAGATTTAAATCGTATATAATTTGTAAACCCTTAGCATCTTTTAAATCAATTTTTAAAAACCATGAAAACCTTTCAATTTCTTCAGTATTAAATATAGAAATCCATTCTCCATTTGGACTTTTAT harbors:
- a CDS encoding HlyD family secretion protein; the protein is MKRKKIALVLALTITTGLFSGCSKNVVLTGDKIVKQQSDHLIVQGNIETKEVNINSKIAGKITDIKIAEGDNIKNGQVLITIDNSTLVAKEAQSKAQIDAATGQVKAAEAAKSAAQAQLQKAQNGARPEEIAQAKSQYDLAKSTYDRVNGLFSKGYAAKEDLDKAKTAMDVYEKQYDVAKDGARTEDIAALQAQVSQADATIQGYQAQIKQAEGGQNEVQSYIADTTITAPADGIVNQLNVEVGELVSTGMPLLVMTNTTAPWIECNVKETDLSKVKLNGEVSVKLSSYPNQQFKGRIVRINKDADFAVKRATNDNGEFDVLSYGVKVELIDMNKPLHAGMTAFVDFGKK
- a CDS encoding MarR family winged helix-turn-helix transcriptional regulator; protein product: MNKKDTGLIKIDPMELTFEVTDEIIKVSELINKIAEEGYKKFELTQVQFKALYYLYLCSDEGSTSSNLSKKLGVKKPSVTTLIDRMTSKGIVIRKENEKDRRYTKVIITEEGKKILAEIIPDKENLIASLLDVFPEEQMQSLHDSLVKIRQRLTSYK
- a CDS encoding Ig-like domain-containing protein, translated to MLESMQRMFDDYFTRYGQLTNIDSNVGIKALFKEYDDKTNSIDNKYIITPKDIIQQGSVISGLGCQWLTTEKPTLYYKNYDKSVIRKITMNLKFVLDGEVVEIPSIIDTKILDTQSNKFTTLVDGQVLVTFPKNKNSLMLDLDKRFLTDSRTVWEFIGLDYFSKDGLIIGYAKRSLMGDDDDKVNLIANYNTKIATYKLEILNGDNIQAYINQSIQLNLQYSKTINKQTTIITELPEITYKSSDMSVAQINSDGLINFVATGTATITATVKNNPSINTIINIEVIATVTHNYTINLAASTSNGLSKIVSGTTITYTAQLLDNGTEVQGALFDFVVNRTKSTPGTSYTITGTTDTNISIKCIKDGGITPYYINITVYWRSDHTVYYKTNNILLKGIF